A genomic stretch from Hypnocyclicus thermotrophus includes:
- a CDS encoding PAS domain-containing protein has product MAEVINNSKKRINQLVEFSIEIMEEKEKGKKIYEKYKELIENITPYEVLNLGDQLLERGLEIKYIKENIEKIMNIFHTSLKNYEYEYPSKKNPVFYYFQENIKLEEKLKKIKEESIIKQDIKKLNKYLKEIKDIEKHYIRQENILYPYLENIWSYTNPLKILWSLHDDVKKDIKELIEITEKEKKFTKDLNMRIGNFFFLIYGVIFKENLLIFPEALRTIPNKKWNEILKAELEMEFAFIEKPNIEIENLDISENNGLKEMTFKVETGELSFNQIELIFNNLAIDITFIDKNDEVKYFSNPKDRFFPRSPAIIGRKVQNCHPPESVHVVEKILAAFKSGEKNEADFWINMRGKTILIRYYALRDKENNYIGTIEVSQDITEIKNIKGDKRLLDWE; this is encoded by the coding sequence ATGGCAGAAGTAATAAACAATAGTAAAAAACGTATAAATCAATTAGTAGAATTTTCAATAGAAATAATGGAAGAAAAAGAGAAAGGGAAAAAAATTTATGAAAAATATAAAGAATTAATAGAAAATATAACACCGTATGAAGTATTGAATTTAGGAGATCAATTATTAGAAAGAGGTTTAGAAATAAAATATATAAAAGAAAATATAGAAAAAATTATGAATATATTTCATACTTCATTAAAAAATTATGAATATGAATATCCAAGTAAAAAAAATCCTGTTTTTTATTATTTTCAAGAAAACATAAAATTAGAAGAAAAATTAAAAAAAATTAAAGAGGAATCAATAATAAAACAAGATATAAAAAAATTAAATAAATACTTAAAAGAAATAAAAGATATAGAAAAACATTATATAAGACAAGAAAATATATTGTATCCATATTTAGAAAATATTTGGAGTTATACAAATCCATTGAAAATATTATGGTCGTTACATGATGATGTAAAAAAAGATATAAAAGAGTTAATTGAAATAACAGAAAAAGAAAAAAAATTTACAAAAGATTTAAATATGAGAATTGGAAACTTTTTTTTCTTAATATATGGAGTAATTTTTAAAGAAAATTTATTAATATTTCCAGAGGCATTAAGAACGATCCCAAATAAAAAATGGAATGAAATTTTAAAAGCAGAGTTAGAAATGGAATTTGCATTTATAGAAAAGCCAAATATAGAAATAGAAAATTTAGATATATCTGAAAACAATGGATTAAAAGAAATGACTTTTAAAGTAGAAACAGGGGAGTTATCATTTAATCAAATAGAATTAATTTTTAATAATTTGGCAATAGATATAACATTTATAGATAAAAATGATGAAGTGAAATATTTTTCAAATCCAAAAGATAGGTTTTTTCCACGTTCACCTGCAATAATAGGAAGAAAAGTTCAAAATTGCCATCCACCTGAAAGTGTACATGTAGTAGAAAAAATATTAGCTGCATTTAAATCAGGTGAAAAAAATGAAGCTGATTTTTGGATAAATATGAGAGGAAAAACAATTTTAATACGATATTACGCATTGAGAGATAAAGAAAATAATTATATAGGGACCATAGAAGTAAGCCAAGATATAACAGAAATTAAAAATATAAAAGGCGATAAAAGATTATTGGACTGGGAATAA